The genome window CATATAAATGCAACAGTATTCAATTTATTGATTTTTTCGGCGAAAATTTCATTAGGTGTTTTATAGCCAAATCTTTTTCTGGGTCTGTTGTTTAATGTATTAACTACTGTTTTTATTTGTTGTTCTTCGATGTTTTCAAAGTTAGATTTTTTAGGAAAATATTGTCTTATTAATCCGTTTAAATTTTCATTGGCTCCTCGTTCCCAGCTATGGTAGGGTTTGGCAAAATAATAATCGATATCTAAATCTTCTGCAATGGCCCGATGATTGGCAAATTCCTTTCCATTATCCGAAGTAATGGTCTTGATTATTGGTTTCCAATCTTTCAATAATTCAATTGTTTTCTGCTGTATTGCACTAGCTTCTTTGCTTTCTACTTTTCCCATAAAAAGTATTCCAGAGGCTCTGTCATTGATAGTTAGTAACGCTCCTTTGTGATTCTTACCAATGACCAAATCAATCTCTAAATCGCCCAATCTACTTTTCTTTTCTACTATCTTTGGACGCTCGCTAATATCGACCCTACCAATAATAAGTCCTCTTTTATCCTTTAAATGTCCTCTTTTTTTATACTTTTTACCCTTGGTCCTAAGATGTTTATATAAGAGTCCTCCTTTGCGTTTATTTTCCCAAATATATTGATAGATTCTTTCTTTAGAAACCATTGCTCTTTTGTCAATTTTTGCTCTGCCAACAATTTGTTCAGGACTGTAATCTTGCTTTAAATAAAACAAAATATTTGCTTCAACTTCTGAGGTTAAAGTGCATTTTTTGATCTTAACCTTATGCCTGTTTAAAGCTTTTTTATCCGCCAAAACAGCTTTATAAACACCACTTCTTTGATCAGAATTACGTTTTATTTCTCGAGAAATAACTGATTTGTTTTTATCTACCAATTCAGCAATTTCGGAAATACTGATACCGGCATTTCTATATACTTCTATTTTGTATCTTTGTTCTAACGTTAAATGTGCCATCTATTTTGAGTGTTGCAACCCAAAGATATGATGATTTTTTCGCCAACTCTAGTGTTATTCTTTTGACCTAGGTCAAAAGAATAACACTAGAGTTTTTTTTCACGTTGCATTTATTACTTGAATCTAAGATTTCTTTTATTTAACAAAAGAATTTTACTGATAAATTAAAAATATTACTTCTGAATTGTATCAAAAAAAAACATAATTTTTTAAAATTATGGTGCTTTAAATAAAGATAAGCTATGTTGACTTTATTCGCCTACGGCTAAAGTTCCTCTGGAAGTATTTTCAACTTCTAATTTAAAAGCTGCACCCGATTCATTTCGCATTGTAGAATTGAAATCATTTTTTTTAGCCAAAAGAGCAGGTACATAACCAGAAAATGAATTATAAGCTAAATTTACTTTTTCTAAATTTTCTAACTTAACAATGCTGAAAGGAATCTGTCCGCTCATTTTGTTATCAAATAAACTCAAGTTTTCTAAGGAAACTAAGTTTTCGATATTCCTGCTGATGTGTCCCGAAAATTCATTACTGCTCAGCGATAGTTCTCTTAAATGTTTCAACTGATATAATGATTCTGGCAGTTCTCCCGATAACTTGTTGTTAAATAAAGAAATCACTTCCAATTCTTTTAAATTTCCAATCTGACTTGGCAATTCGCCGGAAAGATTATTCATAAAAAGCTTTAAAGTTTTTAAATGCTGGATTTCGCAAATAGATTTTGGAATGGAACCGGTCAATTTATTAAACGATAGATTTAGCTCCCGCAGTGATTTTAATTTACCAATGTTTTGGGGTATTGTTCCCGAAATCTGATTTTTAAATAAATCTAATTCTGTTAAGTTTTTCAAATTAGTTATTTCTAAAGGAAGAGTTCCTGTCAAATTATTATTAGAAAGATTAATGGCTACTACTTTCTCATTTTCAACTTTAATTCCATGCCAGGTAGAAATAGGAGCATTCAGATCCCACTTCACAATCCATTGACTGCCATTTGTTTTCTGATATAACTTAATTAAAATATCTTTTTCACTATTTGAAACATTAGCAAGTAAGGAAAGAGAAAAAGTAACCGTTAAAAATACTGCAGCAATATTTTTCATGATCTCTATTTTTTTATTTTAACACAACAAAATAACTCCAATATTCAGTAAAACGCAAATTTAATCGATAAAACACACTTTTTATTAATTTTTGTAATCTAAAAACTATATAAAATAATCAAACATGGTGATATAACAAAATTTTAGTTAAATTTGAGGCTATAACCTTAAAACCTTAAATTATGGAAATGAATTGGATTGCAGTTTTTGTAAGCGCATTAACAACATTGGTGGTTGGATTTATCTGGTATAATCCAAAAATATTTGGTACCATCTGGATGAAGGAAAACAATCTCACCCAAGAAGAACTTCAAAAAGGGAATATGCTGAAGATTTTTGGTTTGACCTATATTTTTTCATTATTTATTGTTGTGATTGAAATGTCATTAACAATTCACCAGTCCGGAGCGGTAGGAATGGTTGGCGGATCACCGAAAATTGCTGAAGCACTTCCTTCTTTTAAAGCCTTCATGGCCGATTACGGAACTGCTTACAGAACCTTCAAGCATGGAGCTTTACATGGATTCATGTCTGGTTTATTTTTTGCCTTTCCAATAATTGCAATAAACGGTTTATTTGAAAGAAAATCATGGAAATACATATGGATACACGCTGGATTTTGGATTCTTAGTTTAACTATTATAGGATCTATTATCTGCGGCTGGCTTTAAAATTTAAATAAACAACCTGAAAGCCTTATTTCTGCATAAGATAGAAATAAGGCTTTTTTTATTAGAACAAGCTTTCAATCTGGTTTGCCAATTCAATATCTTTCATCGTAACACCACCAGAATCGTGAGTATTCAAGCGTATATTTACTTTATTATACACATTAAAAAGTTCTGGATGATGATTCATCTTTTCGGCTAAGACTCCTACTTGTACTATAAAACCGAGTGCTTGTGTGAAATTCTTGAATTTAAAATCTTTTTCGACCGCATTTTCTTTAAAATGCCAATCTTTCAAATTATCCAAAAAAGGACTTACGGATTCTTCTGTAAATGTTTTCATATCGTAGAATTTAAAGTGATTTGGGCTGCAATTGCAAATAATAACAAAAGGGCTAATGTCAGCCTTTAGACCTGATCGGTCAATTTCCTTTGCTTTTTTTCTTTAAAAAAGCAAAATTACCTGGTTTTATTGCTTAAAAAATAAATAAAAGCTTATTTTTCAAACTATTGCGCCGTAACTATCCAGCAAAACAGTTAAAAGAAAACAATTCAGTAAAAATTTAATTTTATTAGTTAATTTTGAATCATATACTTTCAGAATTGAAAACTGCCATTTCTTATCAAATTTACGAAACTAAACAACAGCTTCCCAAAAATTGGAATGAACTAGGCTGTCAAAATATTTTTTTATCCAAAGAATACTTTGAAATTCTCGATAAGTCGGCTCCAGATAACATGATTTGTCATTATATTGGGCTTTTTGAAGAGCAGAAGTTAGTTGGCGTTGCAATATCACAATTCTTGGATTTAAATAAGCTGGAATCTTTTGGAGAAAGGGATCGATGCATAAAAACTACTGCACGGAAATTCATTTTAAAAAATTTTGCGTCACATGTTCTGATCATAGGCAATAACATGCTTACAGGCCAGAATTCATTTATTTTTTCGGATAACATTTCAAAATCCGAAGGTATAAAAGCTTTGAAAAAAGCATCTATTGATTTAAAACATAAACTTAAATCAATGGGCAAAAAGGTGCATATCATAACTTTTAAGGATTATACGGAACAGGATATTGAGAAATTTGCCATTGATTTAAACCTTTTTAAAAACAATTACAAATACAGTACACAGCCTAATATGGTTTTCAGCATTCCGTTCGAATGGAAATCGGAACAGGATTATATTGATTCCTTACTCAAAAAATACCGCGATCAGTATAAAAGAGCCCGAAAAAAGGCCGAAGGAATTGAGAAACGAAAATTACATTTAGAAGATATTATCGCTCACGAAGAAACAATCTATAATTTGTACTATCATGTTGCCAAAAATGCACCTTTCAACACTTTCTTTCTAACCAAAAACCATTTTAGGGTTTTCAAGGAAATTTTACAGGATAAATTTCTGTTCTATGGTTATTTCCTTGATGGAAAATTAATTGGATTTAATACTTTGATTAAAAACGGCGATACAATTGACACCTATTTTTTAGGCTATGACGATACCATTCAAAGAGAAAAGATGCTGTATCTGAATATGCTGTATGACATGATTGCGTATTCGATTAACAAAGGTTTTAAGGAAATTATTTTTGCTCGAACTGCACTGGAAATCAAGAGCTCTGTTGGGGCAAAGCCAATGAAAATGTTTGGTTTTGCAAAGCACAGCAGTTCTGTTGGTGATCTTGTTTTTGAAAAAGCATTTAATTCTCTTGAACCAAAAGTTGTCTGGCAGGAACGAAATCCGTTTAAAGAATAAGAAATTAGAATGTATAAAAAAGCGGAACCTAGTCAATCTGACAAGATTCCGCCTCCAATTATATATTCACCTTTTTACTGCATATTATCAATTTCTTCCTGAACAATTTCCCAATCCAAAAGCAGTTTATCTAATTCCGCTTTCTTTTTATTGTAAGCACTGAAAAAAGAAGCGTCTTCAATATGCTTATCATAATTCGAAGCCAGCATTTTATCATCATGCTGAATGTCTTTTTCCAATTGCTTGATCTGGCTTTCAACTTTGCTTAATCTGTTCTGCAAAGCCTTTCCTTTTTTCTGGTCTTCATAGGAAGATTTATTGCTTTCTTTGGAAGTAGTTGCTTTTGCAATATCTTTTTTCTCAACTTCGCGCATATTTTCAAGATTGCGCTGTTCCAAGAAATAATTAATATCTCCTAAATATTCTTTTATTTTCTGATCCTTAAATTCATAAACGATATTAGACATTCCCTGCAGGAAATCCCTATCGTGAGAAACCAGCAATAGAGTACCGCCAAATTTCTGTAAAGCCGCTTTCAGAACATTTTTAGATTTAATATCCAAGTGATTCGTCGGCTCATCCATTAATAAAACATTGATAGGCTGCAGCAATAATTTACAAAGTGCCAAACGATTTCTTTCACCTCCGGAAAGCACTTTCACTTTCTTCTCAACATCGTCCCCGCGAAACAAGAAAGAACCAAGCATATCACGTACTTTCATACGATTAGTATCGGTTGCTGCATCTTCCATAGTCTGCAGTAAAGTAATCTCGCCGTCAAGATACTCTGCCTGATTTTGGGCAAAATATCCTAACTGAACGTTATGTCCTAATTTGATAGTTCCATCATATTCAAACTCATTAACGATAGCCTTAATAAAAGTCGATTTCCCCTGCCCGTTCTGACCGACAAAAGCAATTTTACTTCCTCTCTCAACTAATAAATCAATGTTTTTTATAATTACATTATCGCCATACGCTTTTGTAACATTTTCGACTTCAATAACTACTTTTCCTGGTTCTTTAGAAACTGGAAAAGAAATGTTCATCACTGAATTGTCATCCTCATCAACCTCTATACGTTCTACTTTGTCTAGCTTTTTAATTAAAGACTGCGCCATAGAAGCCTTAGAAGCTTTTGCCCTAAACTTTTCAATAAGCTTTTCAGTTTCTTCAATTTTCTTGGCTTGATTCTTTTGAGTTGCCAATTGTTTTTCACGAATTTCATGACGCAGTTCCAGATATTGAGAATACGGCTTATTGAAATCATAAGCTTTTCCAAGAGAAATCTCTATGGTTCTATTTGTAACATTATCCAGAAACATTTTATCGTGAGAAACGATTACCACTACGCCAGGATAATTACGCAGAAAACTTTCAAGCCAAATGATACTTTCAATATCAAGGTGGTTCGTTGGCTCATCCAGTAACAGGACATCATTATTCTGCAGAAGCAATTTTGCCAGCTCAATACGCATTCTCCAGCCTCCGGAAAAAGTTTCAGTCTGGTTATTGAAAACCTCTCTTTTGAAACCTAAACCTAATAATATTTTTTCGGTATCACCTACATAATTATATCCGCCTAACAAATCAAAACGATGTGTATAGTCAGACAGGTCTTCAATAATTTGACCATACTCTTCACTTTCATAATCGGTACGGGTAACCAGCTGGTGATTAATCTCTTCCAGTTTCTTCTCAACAATCTTAATTTCAGTAAATGCTTCGTAGGCTTCTTCCAAAACTGTACGTCCGCGTTCAAAATCAATATCCTGACGTAAAAAACCCATTCGAATATCCTTCTCCTGAGAAATAACCCCTGAGTCTGGTGCAAAATCCCTTGCCAGCATTTTTAGCATAGTAGATTTTCCAGCACCATTCTTCCCCACTAGACCAACTCGGTCTCCAGCTCCTAATCGAAAAGTTACTTCTTCAAACAAATAAGAACCACCAAACGAAACCGATAAATTATGTATATTAAGCATGTATTAATTATTTTATTCCTTTATGAATTAGTAAATTTGTTCATCATTAAACGAAACAAATTATTTATTTTGCAAATGTTAAAAAAAGGATCCAAATTATATAGCATTTTAACAGGAACTTGCCCGAAATGCATGAATGAAAGCATGTACACAGATCAAAATCTATTACATATTGGTTCAGTCCTCAAAATGCATGAAAAATGCAGCCATTGCGAGCTAAAATATCAGATTGAACCTTCTTTCTTTTATGGAGCAATGTACGTGAGTTACGGATTAAATGTTGCGGTAGGAATATCAGCTTTTATAGTATCCTATTTATTTTTGGGAGCAGATATCCAAACCTCCTTCATTACTATTATTATTACCCTGATTTTATTATTTCCGATTGTTTTGCGTTTGTCCAGAAACATTTACATCAATATGTTTGTCAAGTATGACCCAAAAACAAAAAATAGTTAAATTTTCTTTTTCTTTTTATTGTAATATCTATCAATATCAATTTCCTTATCAAGCGGAATATTGTATTCAATCTTATCAAATAATACTTTAGCCATCGCTGGACCGAGCATTACCCCGCGTGTTCCCAAACCGTTCAGTACATGTAAATTTTTATAAACTTTATGAGTTCCAACTAAAGGTCTTCTATCTTTTACAGTTGGTCTGACTCCTGCATAATGTTTCACTATTTCAAACTCACAGGAAATTATCTCTTTAATTCTGTCAATTAATTCTATTCTTCCCTCCTCAGTAGGCATATCCGTTTTATCTTTCCAATTGTAGGTTGCACCAACTTTAAACAAATCATTACCTAATGGCAAAATAAAGACACTGGTATTCACTATCACATCC of Flavobacterium marginilacus contains these proteins:
- a CDS encoding IS30 family transposase, producing MAHLTLEQRYKIEVYRNAGISISEIAELVDKNKSVISREIKRNSDQRSGVYKAVLADKKALNRHKVKIKKCTLTSEVEANILFYLKQDYSPEQIVGRAKIDKRAMVSKERIYQYIWENKRKGGLLYKHLRTKGKKYKKRGHLKDKRGLIIGRVDISERPKIVEKKSRLGDLEIDLVIGKNHKGALLTINDRASGILFMGKVESKEASAIQQKTIELLKDWKPIIKTITSDNGKEFANHRAIAEDLDIDYYFAKPYHSWERGANENLNGLIRQYFPKKSNFENIEEQQIKTVVNTLNNRPRKRFGYKTPNEIFAEKINKLNTVAFIC
- a CDS encoding leucine-rich repeat domain-containing protein, which translates into the protein MKNIAAVFLTVTFSLSLLANVSNSEKDILIKLYQKTNGSQWIVKWDLNAPISTWHGIKVENEKVVAINLSNNNLTGTLPLEITNLKNLTELDLFKNQISGTIPQNIGKLKSLRELNLSFNKLTGSIPKSICEIQHLKTLKLFMNNLSGELPSQIGNLKELEVISLFNNKLSGELPESLYQLKHLRELSLSSNEFSGHISRNIENLVSLENLSLFDNKMSGQIPFSIVKLENLEKVNLAYNSFSGYVPALLAKKNDFNSTMRNESGAAFKLEVENTSRGTLAVGE
- a CDS encoding DUF1761 domain-containing protein — its product is MEMNWIAVFVSALTTLVVGFIWYNPKIFGTIWMKENNLTQEELQKGNMLKIFGLTYIFSLFIVVIEMSLTIHQSGAVGMVGGSPKIAEALPSFKAFMADYGTAYRTFKHGALHGFMSGLFFAFPIIAINGLFERKSWKYIWIHAGFWILSLTIIGSIICGWL
- a CDS encoding 4a-hydroxytetrahydrobiopterin dehydratase — protein: MKTFTEESVSPFLDNLKDWHFKENAVEKDFKFKNFTQALGFIVQVGVLAEKMNHHPELFNVYNKVNIRLNTHDSGGVTMKDIELANQIESLF
- a CDS encoding GNAT family N-acetyltransferase, with amino-acid sequence MKTAISYQIYETKQQLPKNWNELGCQNIFLSKEYFEILDKSAPDNMICHYIGLFEEQKLVGVAISQFLDLNKLESFGERDRCIKTTARKFILKNFASHVLIIGNNMLTGQNSFIFSDNISKSEGIKALKKASIDLKHKLKSMGKKVHIITFKDYTEQDIEKFAIDLNLFKNNYKYSTQPNMVFSIPFEWKSEQDYIDSLLKKYRDQYKRARKKAEGIEKRKLHLEDIIAHEETIYNLYYHVAKNAPFNTFFLTKNHFRVFKEILQDKFLFYGYFLDGKLIGFNTLIKNGDTIDTYFLGYDDTIQREKMLYLNMLYDMIAYSINKGFKEIIFARTALEIKSSVGAKPMKMFGFAKHSSSVGDLVFEKAFNSLEPKVVWQERNPFKE
- the abc-f gene encoding ribosomal protection-like ABC-F family protein encodes the protein MLNIHNLSVSFGGSYLFEEVTFRLGAGDRVGLVGKNGAGKSTMLKMLARDFAPDSGVISQEKDIRMGFLRQDIDFERGRTVLEEAYEAFTEIKIVEKKLEEINHQLVTRTDYESEEYGQIIEDLSDYTHRFDLLGGYNYVGDTEKILLGLGFKREVFNNQTETFSGGWRMRIELAKLLLQNNDVLLLDEPTNHLDIESIIWLESFLRNYPGVVVIVSHDKMFLDNVTNRTIEISLGKAYDFNKPYSQYLELRHEIREKQLATQKNQAKKIEETEKLIEKFRAKASKASMAQSLIKKLDKVERIEVDEDDNSVMNISFPVSKEPGKVVIEVENVTKAYGDNVIIKNIDLLVERGSKIAFVGQNGQGKSTFIKAIVNEFEYDGTIKLGHNVQLGYFAQNQAEYLDGEITLLQTMEDAATDTNRMKVRDMLGSFLFRGDDVEKKVKVLSGGERNRLALCKLLLQPINVLLMDEPTNHLDIKSKNVLKAALQKFGGTLLLVSHDRDFLQGMSNIVYEFKDQKIKEYLGDINYFLEQRNLENMREVEKKDIAKATTSKESNKSSYEDQKKGKALQNRLSKVESQIKQLEKDIQHDDKMLASNYDKHIEDASFFSAYNKKKAELDKLLLDWEIVQEEIDNMQ
- a CDS encoding DUF983 domain-containing protein, whose product is MLKKGSKLYSILTGTCPKCMNESMYTDQNLLHIGSVLKMHEKCSHCELKYQIEPSFFYGAMYVSYGLNVAVGISAFIVSYLFLGADIQTSFITIIITLILLFPIVLRLSRNIYINMFVKYDPKTKNS